Proteins encoded in a region of the Ralstonia pseudosolanacearum genome:
- the rsfS gene encoding ribosome silencing factor — translation MDIRKLQRVIVDALEDVKAQDIKVFNTTHLTELFDRTVIASGTSNRQTKALAVSVRDAVKEAGGHVIAVEGEDVGEWVLVDCGDAVVHIMQPQLRQYYNLEEIWGDKPVRIQLGGTSGRGLPKASESDDDEEDEAEAVTPAKRRTTKPKLAGERPTKAAAPAKTAAKTAAKKPTSRPATKRASGTGKPATKTATKTAAKTAAKRAPAKRAS, via the coding sequence ATGGATATTCGCAAACTACAACGCGTGATCGTCGACGCGCTCGAAGACGTCAAGGCGCAAGACATCAAGGTCTTCAACACGACCCACCTGACCGAGCTGTTCGACCGCACGGTCATCGCCAGCGGCACCTCCAACCGCCAGACCAAGGCGCTGGCCGTGTCCGTGCGTGACGCCGTCAAGGAAGCCGGCGGCCACGTGATCGCCGTGGAAGGCGAAGACGTGGGCGAATGGGTGCTGGTCGACTGCGGCGACGCCGTGGTCCACATCATGCAGCCGCAACTGCGCCAGTACTACAACCTGGAAGAGATCTGGGGCGACAAGCCGGTGCGCATCCAACTCGGCGGCACCAGCGGCCGCGGCCTGCCCAAGGCCAGCGAAAGCGACGACGACGAGGAAGACGAGGCCGAAGCAGTCACGCCGGCCAAGCGCCGCACCACCAAGCCGAAGCTGGCCGGCGAGCGCCCGACCAAAGCGGCCGCCCCCGCCAAGACCGCAGCCAAGACCGCCGCCAAGAAGCCGACCAGCCGCCCGGCCACCAAGCGGGCTTCCGGCACGGGCAAGCCCGCCACGAAGACCGCCACGAAGACCGCCGCAAAAACGGCGGCTAAGCGCGCCCCGGCCAAGCGCGCGTCGTAA
- a CDS encoding Maf family protein codes for MEPTAAPHPHLYLASQSPRRQELLRQIGVRFELLLADGDEDAEALETVLPGETPDDYVQRVCALKAQAAARRRTARGLPARPILTSDTTVCLGGEILGKPADAADAHRMLHGMSGREHRVLTAVTVVTTDGTPMHALSVSQVRFAVLTNVDIARYIASGEPFGKAGAYGIQGRAAAFVAHISGSYSGIMGLPLFETAALLAQAAVTL; via the coding sequence ATGGAACCGACCGCCGCGCCGCATCCGCACCTGTACCTCGCCTCGCAAAGCCCGCGCCGGCAGGAGCTGCTGCGCCAGATCGGCGTGCGCTTCGAGCTGCTGCTGGCCGACGGCGACGAAGACGCCGAAGCGCTCGAAACCGTCCTGCCCGGCGAGACGCCCGACGACTACGTCCAGCGCGTCTGCGCCCTCAAGGCCCAGGCCGCCGCCCGCCGCCGCACCGCGCGTGGCCTGCCCGCCCGGCCGATCCTCACGTCCGACACCACGGTCTGCCTCGGCGGCGAGATCCTCGGCAAGCCCGCCGATGCCGCCGACGCGCACCGCATGCTGCACGGCATGTCCGGCCGCGAGCACCGCGTGCTGACCGCCGTCACCGTCGTCACCACGGACGGCACGCCGATGCACGCGCTGTCGGTCTCGCAGGTGCGCTTCGCCGTGCTGACCAATGTCGACATCGCCCGCTACATCGCCAGCGGCGAGCCTTTCGGCAAGGCCGGCGCCTACGGCATCCAGGGCCGCGCGGCCGCCTTCGTCGCCCATATCTCGGGAAGCTATTCGGGTATCATGGGCCTGCCCTTGTTCGAGACAGCCGCGCTGCTCGCCCAGGCGGCAGTCACGCTTTAG
- a CDS encoding nicotinate-nucleotide adenylyltransferase, which produces MTPPDLGRPYRLGLLGGTFDPPHVGHLALAELCIAQLDLDELVWIPTGMSWQKAADITPAPLRLAMTELAARAVRPGRARVRVSTMEVERSGPSYTIDTVRELRGAYGPDTSMAWLMGADQLVGLDTWHGWQDLFEYVHLCVATRPGFDLHALHAPVQHELDMRRADAALIQCAPAGRMWIDQTLAVDLSSTRLRQQLAAGERCDADLPAGVADLIQSHSLYRRANGTVSA; this is translated from the coding sequence ATGACGCCTCCCGATCTTGGTCGCCCCTATCGCCTGGGCCTGCTGGGCGGCACCTTCGACCCGCCGCACGTCGGCCATCTCGCCCTGGCCGAGCTGTGCATCGCCCAGCTCGACCTGGACGAGCTGGTGTGGATCCCGACCGGCATGTCGTGGCAGAAGGCCGCCGACATCACGCCCGCCCCGCTGCGGCTGGCGATGACCGAACTGGCGGCCCGGGCCGTGCGCCCCGGCCGTGCCCGCGTGCGCGTCAGCACCATGGAGGTCGAGCGCAGCGGCCCCAGCTACACCATCGACACCGTGCGCGAGCTGCGCGGCGCCTATGGCCCCGACACCTCCATGGCCTGGCTGATGGGCGCCGACCAGTTGGTCGGCCTGGACACCTGGCACGGCTGGCAGGACCTGTTCGAATACGTGCACCTGTGCGTCGCCACGCGCCCCGGTTTCGACCTGCACGCGCTGCATGCGCCGGTGCAGCACGAGCTCGACATGCGCCGCGCCGACGCGGCATTGATACAATGCGCACCCGCCGGCCGCATGTGGATCGACCAGACCCTGGCCGTCGACCTGTCGTCCACCCGCCTGCGCCAGCAGCTTGCCGCCGGCGAGCGCTGCGACGCCGACCTGCCCGCCGGCGTGGCCGACCTGATCCAATCGCATTCGCTGTACCGCCGTGCCAATGGCACGGTCAGTGCTTGA
- a CDS encoding methylglyoxal synthase, with product MTTITPEGPVPKRRRIALIAHDHKKDDMIAFAQTHKAFLMQCDLLATGTTGGRLQDEVGLSVQRMLSGPWGGDLQIGAQLAEGRVDAVIFLRDPMTPQPHEPDINALVRACDVHNIPCATNLATADLVMVALSLAQPDPKEIHA from the coding sequence ATGACCACCATCACGCCCGAGGGCCCCGTGCCCAAGCGCCGCCGCATCGCCCTGATCGCGCACGACCACAAGAAGGACGACATGATCGCCTTCGCGCAGACGCACAAGGCCTTCCTGATGCAATGCGACCTGCTGGCCACCGGCACCACCGGCGGCCGGCTGCAGGACGAAGTCGGCCTGAGCGTGCAGCGCATGCTGTCCGGCCCGTGGGGCGGCGACCTGCAGATCGGCGCGCAGCTGGCCGAAGGCCGGGTCGATGCCGTCATCTTCCTGCGCGACCCGATGACGCCGCAGCCGCACGAGCCCGACATCAACGCGCTGGTCCGCGCCTGCGACGTCCACAACATTCCCTGCGCCACCAATCTGGCGACGGCCGACCTGGTGATGGTCGCCCTGAGCCTAGCGCAACCCGACCCCAAGGAGATCCACGCATGA
- the purD gene encoding phosphoribosylamine--glycine ligase, translating to MKVMVVGSGGREHALAWKLARSPKVQVVYVAPGNGGTALDKRLQNVPITDPEVLAAFAEREGVHFTVVGPEAPLAAGIVDLFRAKGLRIFGPTRAAAQLESSKDFAKAFMHRHGIPTAKYQTFGNAAEAHAYVDREGAPIVIKADGLAAGKGVVVAMTLEEAHGAIDMMLADNRLGDAGARVVIEEFLAGEEASFIVVCDGKDVVAMATSQDHKRLLDGDGGPNTGGMGAYSPAPVVTPTLHARVLREIILPTIRGMEKDGIPYTGFLYAGLMIDADGIPKTLEFNCRMGDPETQPIMARMKTDLFDVLDRAIDGKLDGMELDWDRRTALGVVMAAHNYPDTPRKGDVITGIPKETEDSVTFHAGTTLKDGTLTTNGGRVLCVVGLADTVKAAQRAAYGAVEQIRFDGAQYRKDIGHRAIRR from the coding sequence ATGAAAGTGATGGTTGTCGGTTCGGGCGGACGCGAGCACGCCCTGGCATGGAAGCTGGCACGCTCACCCAAGGTGCAGGTGGTCTACGTGGCGCCGGGCAACGGCGGCACGGCGCTGGACAAGCGCCTGCAGAACGTGCCGATCACCGATCCGGAAGTGCTGGCCGCGTTCGCCGAGCGCGAAGGCGTGCACTTCACCGTGGTCGGGCCGGAAGCGCCGCTGGCCGCCGGCATCGTCGACCTGTTCCGCGCCAAGGGCCTGCGCATCTTCGGGCCGACCCGCGCCGCCGCGCAGCTCGAATCGTCCAAGGATTTCGCCAAGGCCTTCATGCACCGCCACGGCATCCCGACCGCCAAATACCAGACCTTCGGCAACGCGGCCGAGGCACACGCCTACGTGGACCGCGAAGGCGCCCCCATCGTCATCAAGGCCGACGGCCTGGCCGCCGGCAAGGGCGTGGTGGTGGCGATGACGCTGGAAGAAGCGCACGGCGCCATCGACATGATGCTGGCCGACAACCGCCTGGGCGACGCCGGCGCGCGCGTGGTGATCGAAGAGTTCCTGGCCGGCGAGGAAGCCAGCTTCATCGTCGTCTGCGATGGCAAGGACGTGGTGGCCATGGCCACCAGCCAGGACCACAAGCGCCTGCTGGACGGCGACGGCGGCCCCAACACGGGCGGCATGGGCGCCTACTCGCCCGCGCCGGTGGTCACGCCCACGCTGCATGCCCGCGTGCTGCGCGAGATCATCCTGCCGACCATCCGCGGCATGGAGAAGGACGGCATCCCCTACACCGGCTTCCTGTACGCCGGCCTGATGATCGACGCCGACGGCATCCCCAAGACACTCGAGTTCAACTGCCGCATGGGCGACCCGGAAACGCAGCCCATCATGGCGCGCATGAAGACCGACCTGTTCGACGTGCTCGACCGCGCCATCGACGGCAAGCTCGACGGCATGGAGCTCGACTGGGATCGCCGCACCGCGCTGGGCGTGGTCATGGCGGCCCACAACTATCCCGATACGCCGCGCAAGGGCGATGTCATCACCGGCATCCCGAAGGAGACGGAAGACAGCGTCACCTTCCACGCCGGCACCACGCTCAAGGACGGCACGCTGACGACCAACGGCGGCCGCGTGCTGTGCGTGGTCGGCCTGGCCGACACCGTCAAGGCAGCGCAGCGCGCCGCCTATGGCGCGGTGGAGCAGATCCGGTTCGACGGCGCGCAATACCGCAAGGACATCGGCCACCGCGCCATCCGCCGCTAA
- a CDS encoding YebC/PmpR family DNA-binding transcriptional regulator: MAGHSKWANIKHKKAAADAKRGKIWTRLIKEITVAARLGGGDIDSNPRLRLAIDKGTDANMPKDNIQRAIQRGVGGLEGAHYEEIRYEGYGISGAAIIVDCMTDNRTRTVAEVRHAFDKHGGNMGTQGSVAFMFDHVGQFIFAPGTPEDKLMDAALEAGADDVVTNDDGSIEVVCPPNDFAKVKAALEGAGFKAELAEVIMKPQTEVEFTGDDAAKMQKLLDALENLDDVQEVYTNAVIGE, from the coding sequence ATGGCCGGTCATTCCAAATGGGCCAATATCAAGCATAAGAAAGCCGCTGCCGACGCCAAGCGCGGCAAGATTTGGACACGCCTGATCAAGGAAATCACCGTCGCGGCCCGCCTGGGCGGCGGCGACATCGACTCCAACCCGCGCCTGCGCCTGGCCATCGACAAGGGCACCGACGCCAACATGCCCAAGGACAACATCCAGCGCGCCATCCAGCGCGGCGTGGGTGGCCTGGAAGGCGCGCACTACGAAGAAATCCGCTACGAAGGCTACGGCATCAGCGGCGCGGCCATCATCGTCGACTGCATGACCGACAACCGCACGCGCACCGTGGCCGAAGTGCGTCACGCGTTCGACAAGCACGGCGGCAACATGGGCACGCAGGGTTCGGTGGCCTTCATGTTCGACCATGTCGGCCAGTTCATCTTTGCGCCCGGCACGCCGGAAGACAAGCTGATGGACGCGGCGCTGGAAGCCGGCGCCGACGACGTCGTCACCAACGACGACGGCTCGATCGAAGTCGTCTGCCCGCCCAACGATTTCGCCAAGGTCAAGGCCGCGCTGGAAGGCGCCGGCTTCAAGGCGGAGCTGGCCGAGGTCATCATGAAGCCGCAGACCGAAGTCGAGTTCACCGGCGACGACGCGGCCAAGATGCAGAAGCTGCTCGACGCCCTGGAGAACCTGGACGACGTGCAAGAGGTGTACACCAACGCCGTCATCGGGGAGTAA
- a CDS encoding SDR family oxidoreductase — MDLGLRGKRALVCGASKGLGFACADALAAEGVDVVIVARGAEALQAAAGRIRGAHGVCVEAVAADITTPEGRAEALLACQRLGGSPDILVTNAGGPPPGNFRDWGREAWLAALDANMLTPIELIKATVDPMIERGWGRIVNITSSAVKAPIDVLGLSNGARSGLTGFVAGLAREVARHGVTVNNLLPGPFETERLTKTLAAGAKAAGIGAEEHYERRREANPARRFGQPAEFGAVCAFLCSRQAGYLNAQNILLDGGAYPGTF; from the coding sequence ATGGATCTGGGCTTGAGGGGCAAGCGCGCGCTGGTCTGCGGCGCGAGCAAGGGACTGGGCTTTGCCTGCGCCGATGCGCTGGCGGCCGAGGGCGTGGACGTGGTGATCGTCGCGCGCGGCGCCGAAGCGCTGCAGGCGGCGGCCGGGCGCATCCGCGGCGCGCATGGCGTGTGCGTCGAGGCGGTGGCGGCCGACATCACCACGCCGGAAGGCCGCGCCGAAGCGCTGCTGGCCTGCCAGCGCTTGGGCGGCTCGCCCGACATCCTCGTCACCAACGCCGGCGGCCCGCCGCCAGGCAACTTCCGCGACTGGGGCCGCGAGGCGTGGCTCGCCGCGCTCGACGCCAACATGCTCACGCCCATCGAGCTGATCAAGGCCACGGTCGACCCGATGATCGAGCGCGGCTGGGGCCGCATCGTCAATATCACCAGCAGCGCGGTGAAGGCGCCGATCGACGTGCTGGGGCTGTCCAACGGGGCACGCTCGGGGCTGACCGGCTTCGTGGCCGGCCTGGCGCGCGAAGTGGCCCGGCACGGCGTGACCGTCAACAACCTGCTGCCCGGCCCGTTCGAGACCGAGCGTCTGACCAAGACCTTGGCGGCTGGCGCCAAGGCCGCCGGCATCGGTGCCGAAGAACATTACGAGCGCCGACGCGAAGCCAACCCCGCCCGGCGCTTCGGCCAGCCGGCCGAGTTCGGCGCCGTGTGCGCGTTCCTGTGCAGCCGGCAGGCCGGCTACCTGAACGCGCAGAACATCCTGCTCGATGGCGGCGCCTATCCCGGAACGTTTTGA
- the hemF gene encoding oxygen-dependent coproporphyrinogen oxidase, whose protein sequence is MDTQAVRAYLLDLQDRITTAVGKLDGGTFVTDTWDKPPTERLRGSGRTCILENGAVLERAGVGFSHVMGDTLPPSATANRPELAGRGFEAMGVSLVFHPRNPYAPTVHMNVRCFVAQRPDAEPVWWFGGGMDLTPYYGFTEDAAHFHRTCKQALEPFGEELYPRFKQWCDDYFYLKHRKEARGVGGIFFDDFAELGFERSFEMMRAIGDALLPAWLPIAEQRHATPYGERERAFQAYRRGRYVEFNLVFDRGTLFGLQSGGRTESILMSMPPVAHWRYDWQPEPGSPEAALYTDFLPARDWV, encoded by the coding sequence ATGGATACCCAAGCCGTCCGAGCCTACCTGCTGGATCTGCAGGACCGCATCACCACCGCCGTCGGCAAGCTCGACGGCGGCACGTTCGTCACCGACACGTGGGACAAGCCGCCCACCGAGCGCCTGCGCGGCAGCGGCCGCACCTGCATCCTGGAGAACGGCGCCGTGCTGGAGCGCGCCGGCGTAGGCTTCTCGCACGTGATGGGCGACACCCTGCCGCCGTCGGCCACGGCCAACCGGCCCGAGCTGGCCGGGCGCGGCTTCGAAGCGATGGGCGTGTCGCTGGTGTTCCACCCGCGCAACCCGTACGCGCCGACCGTGCACATGAACGTGCGCTGCTTCGTCGCGCAGCGGCCCGACGCCGAGCCGGTCTGGTGGTTCGGCGGCGGCATGGACCTGACCCCCTATTACGGCTTCACGGAAGACGCCGCGCATTTCCACCGCACCTGCAAGCAGGCGCTGGAGCCGTTCGGCGAAGAGCTCTATCCGCGCTTCAAGCAGTGGTGCGACGACTACTTCTACCTGAAGCACCGCAAGGAAGCGCGCGGCGTCGGCGGCATTTTCTTCGACGATTTCGCCGAGCTCGGCTTCGAGCGCAGCTTCGAGATGATGCGCGCGATCGGCGACGCGCTGCTGCCGGCCTGGCTGCCGATCGCCGAGCAGCGCCACGCCACGCCGTACGGCGAGCGCGAGCGCGCGTTCCAGGCCTATCGCCGCGGCCGCTATGTCGAATTCAACCTGGTGTTCGACCGCGGCACGCTGTTCGGCCTGCAGAGCGGCGGGCGGACCGAGTCGATCCTGATGTCGATGCCGCCCGTGGCCCACTGGCGCTACGACTGGCAGCCGGAGCCGGGCTCGCCGGAAGCGGCGCTCTACACCGATTTCCTGCCGGCGCGCGATTGGGTATGA
- the rlmH gene encoding 23S rRNA (pseudouridine(1915)-N(3))-methyltransferase RlmH, with translation MQLLIVAVGHKMPRWIEDGFAEYAKRMPPELRIELREIKPEQRSGSRTAATVMQLEAARIEAALPKGCRIVALDERGKDLTTAALADALTGWQREGGDVALIIGGADGLDPALKARAHMLMRLSSLTLPHGMVRVLLAEQLYRAWSITQNHPYHRV, from the coding sequence ATGCAGTTGCTGATCGTCGCAGTCGGGCACAAGATGCCGCGCTGGATCGAAGACGGCTTCGCCGAATACGCCAAGCGCATGCCGCCCGAACTGCGCATCGAGCTGCGCGAGATCAAGCCGGAGCAGCGCTCCGGCAGCCGCACCGCCGCCACCGTCATGCAGCTCGAAGCCGCGCGCATCGAAGCCGCGCTGCCCAAGGGCTGCCGCATCGTCGCGCTGGACGAGCGCGGCAAGGACCTGACCACCGCCGCACTCGCTGACGCCCTCACCGGCTGGCAGCGCGAGGGCGGTGACGTCGCCCTCATCATCGGCGGCGCGGACGGGCTGGACCCGGCGCTCAAGGCGCGCGCCCACATGCTGATGCGCCTGTCGAGCCTGACGCTGCCGCACGGCATGGTGCGCGTGCTGCTGGCCGAGCAGCTCTACCGCGCGTGGAGCATCACGCAGAACCACCCCTACCACCGCGTGTGA
- the upp gene encoding uracil phosphoribosyltransferase, which translates to MTQDPRFPNLFILNHPLIQHKLTHMRDKDTSTRTFRELLREITLLMGYEITRNLPLTTRHIETPMGPMDAPVIAGRKLAVVPVLRAGVGMSDGLLELIPSARVGHIGVYRDEQHRPVEYLVRLPDLEERTFILCDPMVATGHSAVHAVDVMKQRGVPDEHILFLALVAAPEGVEVFQQAHPGVKLYVASLDSHLNEHAYIIPGLGDAGDRLFGTKN; encoded by the coding sequence ATGACACAAGATCCGCGCTTTCCCAACCTGTTCATCCTCAACCACCCGCTGATCCAGCACAAGCTCACGCACATGCGCGACAAGGACACGTCCACGCGCACCTTCCGCGAGCTGCTGCGCGAGATCACGCTGCTGATGGGCTACGAGATCACGCGCAACCTGCCGCTGACCACGCGCCACATCGAGACGCCGATGGGCCCGATGGACGCCCCCGTCATCGCCGGCCGCAAGCTGGCGGTGGTGCCGGTGCTGCGGGCGGGCGTGGGCATGAGCGACGGGCTGCTGGAGCTGATCCCGTCGGCGCGCGTCGGGCATATCGGCGTGTACCGCGACGAGCAGCACCGCCCGGTCGAATACCTGGTGCGGCTGCCGGACCTGGAAGAGCGCACCTTCATCCTGTGCGATCCGATGGTCGCCACCGGCCACTCGGCCGTGCACGCCGTCGACGTGATGAAGCAGCGCGGCGTGCCGGACGAGCACATCCTGTTCCTCGCGCTGGTGGCCGCGCCCGAAGGCGTGGAGGTGTTCCAGCAGGCGCACCCCGGCGTGAAGCTGTACGTCGCCTCGCTCGATTCGCACCTCAACGAACACGCCTACATCATCCCCGGCCTGGGCGACGCGGGCGACCGGCTGTTCGGCACCAAGAACTGA
- a CDS encoding DMT family transporter, with the protein MTTASSASPASTRPADAGGLLLASVGAVLFSAKAVVAKLMYRYQIDAVMVITLRMLLAAPLFMAMGWWQSRRAAPLAPADRWRIVGLGIIGYYLSSFLDFLGLQYITAGLERLILFLTPSFVLLITATVFKRRITGLQWLSMAIAYAGIVMVFAHDLGLGGRHVWLGGGLVLASALSYGIYLLASGELVRRVGSMRLVAYAMCVSTVACTVQFLVLRPVSALVLPWQVYGLSAINSVFCTVAPVTLTMMAVARVGAPVASQAGMIGPVSTLLLGWWLLGEPITLWQVGGSALVLAGMALLSRRGNQSN; encoded by the coding sequence GTGACCACCGCGTCTTCTGCGTCTCCCGCCTCCACGCGCCCGGCCGATGCCGGCGGTTTGCTGCTTGCTTCGGTGGGCGCCGTGCTGTTCTCTGCCAAGGCCGTCGTCGCCAAGCTGATGTACCGCTACCAGATCGACGCGGTGATGGTGATCACGCTGCGCATGCTGCTGGCCGCGCCGCTCTTCATGGCGATGGGCTGGTGGCAGTCGCGCCGCGCGGCGCCGCTGGCGCCGGCCGACCGCTGGCGCATCGTCGGTCTGGGCATCATTGGCTACTACCTGTCCAGCTTTCTCGATTTTCTCGGCCTGCAATACATCACCGCCGGGTTGGAGCGGCTGATCCTGTTTCTCACGCCGTCGTTCGTGCTGCTGATCACGGCGACGGTATTCAAGCGGCGCATCACCGGCCTGCAGTGGCTGTCGATGGCGATCGCCTACGCCGGCATCGTGATGGTGTTCGCACATGACCTGGGCCTGGGCGGCCGCCACGTCTGGCTCGGCGGCGGCCTGGTGCTGGCCAGCGCGCTCAGCTACGGCATCTACCTGCTGGCCAGCGGCGAGCTGGTCCGGCGGGTCGGCTCGATGCGGCTGGTGGCCTATGCGATGTGCGTGTCGACAGTGGCGTGCACCGTCCAGTTCCTGGTCCTGCGGCCGGTGTCGGCGCTGGTGCTGCCGTGGCAGGTCTACGGCCTGTCGGCCATCAACTCGGTGTTCTGCACGGTGGCGCCCGTGACGCTGACCATGATGGCGGTGGCGCGCGTGGGCGCGCCGGTGGCGTCGCAGGCGGGCATGATCGGGCCGGTGTCGACGCTGCTGCTGGGCTGGTGGCTGCTGGGCGAGCCGATCACGCTGTGGCAGGTCGGCGGCAGTGCGCTGGTGCTGGCGGGGATGGCACTGCTGTCGCGGCGCGGCAATCAATCGAACTGA
- a CDS encoding helicase HerA-like C-terminal domain-containing protein produces MTDPILIAKNAKAELVLLPQLANRHGLITGATGTGKTVTLQTLAQGLSKIGVPVFLADVKGDLTGISQPGQPTDKLKARLEERGLPEPQWAGCPVTLWDVYGEKGHPVRATVSDMGPLMLARMLELNDIQTGVLNLVFRIADDAGLALLDVKDLRAMLQHVGEHAAEYTNQYGNISSASIGAIQRNLIALEEQGADQFFGEPMLDISDLMQTVRGQGVVNILAADKLLNAPKLYATFLLWMLSELFEHLPEVGDLDKPKLAFFFDEAHLLFNDAPPSLLQKVEQVVRLIRSKGVGVYFVTQNPADVPDTVLGQLGNRVQHALRAFTPRDQKAVKAAATTMRANPEFSIEQAIGELAVGEALISMLDEGGRPEITQRAFVVPPASRIGPISDDERRALMAGSLVAGRYDTPIDRESAYEKLTGRVASTGQAPASAPAPGSLGTDFGASAGTVPAPVPAPAPAQAPAGNGGGIGGWLQDAAGAILTKGTGRSGRGDSVVEALAKSAARSIGSQVGREIVRGVLGSLLGGSKRR; encoded by the coding sequence ATGACCGATCCCATCCTGATTGCCAAGAACGCCAAGGCCGAACTGGTGCTGCTGCCCCAGCTCGCGAACCGGCATGGCCTGATCACCGGCGCCACCGGCACCGGCAAGACCGTCACCCTGCAGACCCTCGCCCAGGGCCTGTCGAAGATCGGCGTGCCGGTCTTCCTGGCCGACGTCAAAGGTGACCTGACCGGCATTTCGCAGCCGGGCCAGCCGACCGACAAGCTCAAGGCCCGGCTGGAAGAGCGCGGCCTGCCCGAGCCGCAGTGGGCCGGCTGTCCCGTCACGCTGTGGGACGTCTACGGCGAAAAGGGCCACCCGGTGCGTGCCACCGTGTCCGACATGGGGCCGCTGATGCTGGCGCGCATGCTGGAGCTCAACGACATCCAGACCGGCGTGCTCAACCTCGTCTTCCGGATCGCCGACGATGCCGGCCTGGCGCTGCTCGACGTCAAGGACCTGCGCGCGATGCTGCAGCATGTCGGCGAGCACGCGGCCGAGTACACCAACCAGTACGGCAACATCTCGTCGGCCAGCATCGGCGCCATCCAGCGCAACCTGATCGCGCTGGAGGAGCAGGGCGCCGACCAGTTCTTCGGCGAGCCGATGCTCGACATCAGCGACCTGATGCAGACCGTGCGCGGCCAGGGCGTGGTCAACATCCTGGCGGCCGACAAGCTGCTCAACGCCCCCAAGCTGTACGCGACCTTCCTGCTGTGGATGCTGTCGGAGCTGTTCGAGCACCTGCCCGAGGTGGGCGACCTGGACAAGCCGAAGCTGGCCTTCTTCTTCGACGAGGCGCACCTGCTGTTCAACGACGCGCCGCCGTCGCTGTTGCAGAAGGTGGAGCAGGTGGTGCGGTTGATCCGCTCCAAGGGCGTGGGCGTGTACTTCGTCACGCAGAACCCGGCCGACGTGCCCGACACCGTGCTCGGCCAGCTCGGCAACCGCGTGCAGCACGCGCTGCGCGCCTTCACGCCGCGCGACCAGAAGGCGGTGAAGGCGGCCGCCACGACCATGCGCGCCAATCCCGAGTTCAGCATCGAGCAGGCGATCGGCGAGCTGGCCGTGGGCGAGGCGCTGATCTCCATGCTGGACGAGGGCGGCCGTCCCGAGATCACGCAGCGCGCCTTCGTCGTGCCGCCGGCCTCGCGCATCGGCCCGATCTCCGACGACGAGCGCCGCGCGCTGATGGCCGGTTCGCTGGTGGCCGGCCGCTATGACACGCCGATCGACCGCGAGTCCGCGTACGAAAAGCTGACCGGCCGCGTGGCTTCGACCGGCCAGGCGCCGGCATCCGCGCCCGCACCGGGCTCCCTCGGCACCGACTTCGGCGCGTCGGCCGGCACGGTGCCGGCACCCGTTCCTGCCCCCGCGCCGGCGCAGGCACCGGCCGGCAACGGCGGCGGCATCGGCGGCTGGCTGCAGGATGCGGCCGGCGCGATTCTCACCAAGGGCACCGGCCGCAGCGGCCGCGGCGATTCCGTGGTCGAGGCGCTGGCCAAGTCGGCGGCGCGCAGCATCGGCTCGCAGGTCGGGCGCGAGATCGTGCGCGGCGTGCTGGGCAGCCTGCTGGGCGGATCGAAGCGGCGCTGA